Proteins encoded in a region of the Spiribacter sp. 1M189 genome:
- a CDS encoding DMT family transporter produces MPAWLLLVAAITMEVIGTTALKLSDGFSRLVPSMVTVTGYLVAFIALGFVLKRMEVGVAYAVWAGLGTALVALVGVFFFGETMNWVKAASLALIVIGLVGLNLAG; encoded by the coding sequence ATGCCCGCCTGGCTGCTGCTCGTCGCTGCCATCACCATGGAGGTGATCGGCACCACTGCGCTCAAGCTCTCCGATGGATTCTCGCGCCTGGTCCCCAGCATGGTGACCGTGACGGGGTATCTCGTGGCATTCATCGCGCTCGGCTTTGTGCTCAAGCGCATGGAAGTCGGAGTGGCTTATGCGGTGTGGGCGGGGCTCGGCACGGCACTCGTCGCGCTCGTGGGTGTCTTTTTCTTTGGTGAGACGATGAATTGGGTCAAGGCCGCCAGCCTGGCGCTGATCGTGATCGGACTTGTGGGGCTTAATCTGGCGGGGTAA
- a CDS encoding DUF192 domain-containing protein codes for MPAIPTRLLRPALIVLFALGLALLSHTWRTDASDTDTLPEPWLSMTTAELEIIPPAAGSGGLTASETPPTRWLTVRVADEADERAQGMQHLPARVVRDHPIWFEFPTPRRVGWHMRNVRIALDMAYVATDGTVIAVERMEPDRSGYGIDAEIAAALELAAGEAERLGIRAGARLQLSDPPPLGD; via the coding sequence TTGCCCGCGATCCCTACCCGTCTGCTGCGACCGGCCCTCATCGTCCTCTTCGCCCTGGGGCTCGCACTGCTCAGCCACACCTGGCGCACTGATGCCAGCGACACCGATACACTGCCCGAGCCCTGGCTCTCGATGACCACCGCGGAGCTGGAGATCATTCCGCCGGCGGCGGGCTCGGGGGGGCTGACGGCCTCAGAGACACCGCCCACCCGATGGCTGACGGTGCGGGTTGCCGACGAAGCCGATGAGCGCGCCCAAGGCATGCAACATCTGCCGGCCCGGGTGGTCCGTGATCATCCCATCTGGTTTGAATTCCCGACGCCCCGGCGGGTGGGCTGGCACATGCGCAACGTACGCATTGCGCTGGACATGGCCTACGTGGCCACCGACGGCACGGTGATCGCCGTCGAGCGCATGGAGCCCGACCGCAGTGGCTATGGAATTGACGCGGAGATCGCCGCCGCCCTGGAATTGGCCGCGGGCGAGGCCGAGCGCCTCGGCATCCGGGCCGGCGCGCGCCTGCAGCTAAGCGACCCGCCGCCCCTCGGCGACTAG
- the aspS gene encoding aspartate--tRNA ligase yields MRTHYCGDVTEALLDQEVEICGWVHRRRDHGGVIFIDLRDREGLLQVVFDPDREAAFATADRVRPEWVVKIRGKVRNRPEGTVNPNLNSGQVEVLGHDIEVLNQAKTPPFQLDEDDVGEDVRLRYRYVDLRRPEMQQHLITRAKVTGFMHRFLDAHGFLDVETPMLTRATPEGARDFLVPSRLHAGSFYALPQSPQLFKQLLMMSGLDRYYQIVRCFRDEDLRADRQPEFTQLDVETSFMDEDQITTLMEKMVRELMDEVAGVALPDPFPRMTYAEAVERYGIDRPDLRIPMELVTVSDLLADVEFKVFAGPAADPRGRVAALRVPGGAALTRKQIDEYTDFVGRYGARGLAYIKVNDPAEGVDGLQSPILKFLPESAVNDILARTGAEAGDLIFFGADKAKVVNESLAALRVRVGHDLGLVEGEWRPLWVVDFPMFEYDEGDGRYYALHHPFTAPRAEDVDEVNAADPEALISRAYDLVLNGTELGGGSIRIHRPDMQSAVFERLGIGAEEAREKFGFLLDALEYGAPPHGGIAFGLDRIVMMMAGASSIRDVMAFPKTQTGACLLTEAPAEVEESALRDLHIRVRKPQKG; encoded by the coding sequence ATGCGCACCCACTATTGCGGCGATGTCACCGAAGCCCTGCTCGATCAGGAAGTGGAGATCTGCGGCTGGGTGCACCGGCGGCGGGATCATGGGGGTGTCATCTTCATCGACCTGCGCGACCGCGAGGGGCTGCTCCAGGTGGTCTTCGACCCCGATCGTGAGGCCGCCTTCGCCACCGCCGACCGGGTGCGCCCGGAGTGGGTGGTGAAAATCCGCGGCAAGGTGCGCAACCGGCCCGAGGGGACCGTCAACCCCAACCTCAACTCCGGCCAGGTCGAGGTGCTCGGTCACGATATCGAGGTGCTCAATCAGGCGAAGACGCCGCCCTTCCAGCTCGACGAGGACGATGTCGGCGAGGATGTGCGACTGCGCTATCGCTACGTCGACCTGCGCCGCCCGGAGATGCAGCAGCACCTGATCACGCGGGCGAAGGTCACCGGCTTCATGCACCGCTTCCTCGACGCCCATGGCTTTCTCGACGTCGAAACGCCCATGCTCACCCGCGCGACGCCGGAAGGCGCCCGCGACTTCCTCGTGCCAAGCCGTCTGCATGCCGGCAGTTTCTACGCGCTGCCGCAGTCGCCGCAGCTCTTCAAGCAGTTGCTGATGATGTCCGGGCTGGATCGCTACTACCAGATCGTGCGCTGCTTCCGCGACGAGGATCTGCGTGCCGACCGTCAGCCGGAGTTCACCCAGCTCGACGTCGAGACCTCGTTCATGGACGAGGACCAGATCACCACGCTCATGGAGAAAATGGTCCGCGAGCTCATGGACGAAGTGGCCGGCGTGGCCCTGCCGGATCCCTTCCCGCGCATGACCTATGCCGAGGCCGTCGAGCGCTATGGCATCGACCGGCCGGATCTGCGCATCCCCATGGAGCTGGTGACGGTGAGCGACCTGCTGGCCGACGTCGAGTTCAAGGTGTTCGCCGGGCCGGCGGCCGACCCGCGTGGCCGCGTCGCGGCGCTGCGGGTACCGGGGGGCGCGGCGCTCACCCGCAAGCAGATCGATGAGTATACCGATTTCGTCGGCCGCTACGGTGCCAGGGGCCTGGCCTACATCAAGGTCAACGACCCCGCCGAGGGCGTCGATGGGCTGCAGTCGCCGATCCTCAAGTTCCTGCCCGAATCGGCGGTCAACGACATCCTCGCGCGCACCGGGGCCGAGGCCGGGGATCTCATCTTCTTCGGAGCGGACAAGGCCAAGGTGGTCAACGAGTCGCTGGCGGCGCTGCGGGTGCGCGTCGGTCATGACCTCGGGCTGGTCGAGGGCGAGTGGCGGCCACTCTGGGTGGTCGACTTCCCGATGTTCGAATACGACGAGGGCGATGGGCGGTACTATGCGCTGCACCACCCCTTCACCGCGCCCCGGGCCGAGGACGTGGACGAGGTCAACGCGGCCGATCCGGAAGCGCTGATTTCACGGGCCTACGACCTGGTGCTGAACGGCACCGAGCTGGGGGGCGGGTCGATCCGTATCCATCGGCCCGACATGCAGTCCGCCGTCTTCGAGCGCCTTGGCATTGGCGCCGAGGAGGCCCGCGAGAAGTTCGGCTTCCTGCTCGATGCCCTGGAGTACGGCGCCCCGCCGCATGGCGGCATCGCCTTTGGGCTTGATCGCATCGTGATGATGATGGCGGGGGCCAGCTCGATCCGCGACGTCATGGCCTTCCCCAAGACCCAGACCGGCGCCTGCCTGCTCACCGAGGCGCCCGCCGAGGTGGAGGAGTCGGCGTTGCGCGACCTGCACATCCGCGTGCGCAAGCCGCAGAAGGGCTAG
- a CDS encoding FmdB family zinc ribbon protein translates to MPIYEYVCDDCGHELEALQGISDEVLTDCPACHHAALRRKISAAAFRLKGSGWYETDFKKDNRRNVAGDGGAEGKSEGKSDSKSDGRSGGKDGGGSAKSGETKAGDGKSGKSGKKAAGGD, encoded by the coding sequence ATGCCGATCTACGAGTATGTGTGCGATGACTGCGGCCACGAGCTCGAGGCGCTGCAGGGCATCAGTGACGAGGTACTGACCGACTGCCCCGCGTGCCATCATGCCGCGCTTCGCCGCAAGATCTCCGCCGCGGCCTTCCGCCTGAAGGGGAGTGGCTGGTACGAGACCGACTTCAAGAAGGACAACCGCCGTAACGTGGCCGGCGACGGCGGCGCGGAGGGGAAGTCCGAAGGCAAGTCGGACAGCAAGTCGGACGGGAGGTCCGGGGGCAAAGACGGCGGCGGATCCGCCAAGTCCGGAGAGACCAAGGCTGGCGACGGCAAGTCCGGCAAGTCCGGCAAGAAGGCCGCCGGCGGGGATTGA